The genomic window GCTTATGTGAAGCATTACGGACCTCGTGAATGGAACCTGGTTTCCCAGCGGATGAACAAACCCCAGTTTAACAGGGATGCTAAGTCCTGCTTAGAGAGGTGGAAGAACTATTTGAAACCTGGAATCAAGAAGGGGTCGCTCACTGAGGAAGAGCAGAGGCTGGTAATTCATCTTCAGGCCAAGCACGGAAACAAGTGGAAGAAAATCGCTGCCGAGATTCCTGGAAGAACTGCCAAGAGGCTGGGCAAGTGGTGGGAGGTGTTCAAGGAGAGACAATTACGAGAACAACGGGAGAGCAAGGCTGAGTACACCCTTGAGAGTGGGAAGTACGACCACATACTTGAGACATTTGCAGAGAAGCTTGTGAAGGAAAGACAGCCACACACTGTTATCCCTTCACTTGGTGGCCCTGTTGATCAGAATAGCTGCTTCTTTATGGCTGCTTCTGATGGTTTCCTTCACTCCATCTCACCTCCCCCTTCAGTTTCTACACCTATGCTCCCGCCATGGTTGTCTTCTGCTCGGCCATCCTCTCCTTCTGTAGCCCTTACTCTGTCTCCTTCAGCTACTTCCGGAAGCACAGTCTCACCAACCCCTGTACCATGGATTTGTCCAGAACGACCTGATGTTGTTCCTGGCAATTTGCATCCTAGCAATGGATTTCAGTTGTCTGAGTTCATTGAATGCTGCAAGGAATTAGAAGAAGGCCACCATCAATGGATAGCACATAAGAAAGAAGCAGCATGGAGACTTAAGAGGTTAGAGCTGCAGCTTGAGTCAGAAAAGGAATCTAGACGGTTAGAGAAGATGGAAGAAATAGAGTCAAAGGTGCGTGCACTGAGGGAAGAGCAGAGACTATTACTAGAAAGAATGGATGTAGAGTACAGGGAACAGCTACAGTGCATCAGGAAAGAGGCAGAAGTCAAAGAGCAGAAGCTAATGGAGCAGTGGATGGCAAAGCATATGCGGTTGATGAAATTTCTTGAGCAGATTGGATCTCATCTGTCGTATCCACCTGAACTGAATGGCTGACCAAAATGCACTGTTATTGGTGAGATTTGATTCCAACCATAAATGTCATTGTAGCTTTGAAATACTGTAGTTTATAGTGAAATTTTCCAAGGCCGAGATAATGCTGAATTAAACACATTATTTTTTGGAACATCACACATTTGAAAAATGTTTCTTATAGTTACATgacaaaaatggtttttatgGTTTTTTACTGTATACATGCAAAtgaagtgatttttttttctttttttgaggaaTCTTACTGATTATCCCgaagaaaactaacaaaagtTTAGTACTTTCTCCCACAATGAACATTTCGAGGATTTGTAGTTCAACAGGAATGAGGTCGCAAGATCTAGTTTGCTGTGCTCTTCTTGACACATTTCCTTTCTGCTTTTTGCAGTCCATATGCACTAATAGCCAAGTGGAAAAGAAAGGCCTGAGGAATGGAAACCAGATCTCAATCTCCAGATATCATTCAGAGAAGGAACTCCTCGTTTGGCTGTTCGCAGGCAGAGGCACGTTCATACGGCTTCATGAGTTCCTTTGGGGTACTGTTTTCTGGTTCTCTTGttgatttttatcatctttcCTTGATGTGATCAAGCGGACATCCATATACATTTGCCTTTCTGAGACGTTGTTGGGCAGCTTGGTATTTAAAAACTGAAATTCATGGTCTGTGTTTTACCTCAAAGAAAGCCATGGCTTTCCCCAGCCttccaagaaaaaggaaacagaattCGTACGCTAGCTTGTCAGAGTCAATGTTCCCTGAGAAATTTCATCATAATCGCACATAAAATCCACAGtttcttgtttttccattttcggCTGATTTTTGCACTCTCATTGAGATGATCCAAGGCCAAGAGGGGACAGGATCACGAAACATCTGATTCGTTTTCCTTCCCTTTAATTGGCAAATTGTGGCTCAGGGATAGCCGTTCCATTATTGAATTCTTGGCCTCTTTCACTTGAATGCTTGAGCTCAATCCTTGGACGAATTCATTTCTTGTTGGCACGTGTCCGATCCTTACTAGTTTATTCTATGAAATATCTGATAATCTTTAAtgatatttttcagaaaaaaaaagttctatcAGATCAAACGATTACTctaataaatttaataaaatatccTACaccttcattttttaaaattttgtaattgggATATAGTTGGTTTAGGTCACAATGTCATTGTCACAGTTGTATATAATCACATTTCTTATTATTGTTCCGTTGCCTTGTGGCAAATGATTCGTAAGTGTGGTGTAGAAATTGGTGCTAAACGCAGATGTTTGTGAACGGGGAAAGATCCAGTGGGTAAAGTTAGCTTCAAGCTGTACAAGGGCAATAGATGTTCTGCGAACGTCCTGTATTTCCAATATGACATTAACCCATCTTTTCTGAGTATATTATGAGCATGGTAAGCGAATATCCATGGTTAACAAAAAAAGGTTGGAGTTATCTTAAAAGTATGAAGCCTAAggatgatttttttaatgacaatAACGCAAGTAATGCGTTAATTGCTTACTTATAGGTCAGATATGAATTTGACAGAACCCTTGCAAAGAACTCAAGGGCAGTTGAAATAGATCCCCTCAAGAAAATCATTCTTTGTTCTTCAATCTCAGCCAAATAAATTATGCAGATGGATACCGAAAATTTCTATTACACTAACACTTGCATCAAACTACTTGCACTTAGCATCATAGTGATACCACTCTTACGTAACTTTCTCCAGAAGAGCTTATAATAACATCACTTCTGAGATTCCACAAACAGAAGCATCTAAGACCATCGTATCTGGGTGAAACCAAGAAATAATATTCCTAGTTATGCCACCTCTTCAATTAATTATTTGGTTACTAAAAAGTGAGCCCCAGTATCTTATAAATTGTAATGTCCATTCCAACGCTTCTGTCATACAACTTCTGTCTTCAGTTTAAAATGGTGTTACAAGGTCTCCCACGACATTTGCAATGCAGTCCAAGCGAAACTCGCGCACATGAAACTCCCGCTACCAATTTTCTATGCAGCTTCGAAGCAGTAGCAAACGCAAAATTCAGGATTGCATAATAGAGCGCACgctcattttctttccatggATACATGCTTTTTTCCATCCGGGTCATCCTTTATTTGCTCATGAATAAATCTGACAGGCCTTCTGCTTGATTCTCTGTTGGCaagacagacatcacaagatcTCGCCAAGACCAGCACGCTCGCAACTGACCTCCAGCAGGGAAATCCATAAACTTTTGTGTAGAACGGTAGTGCAAATTTATTGCTCTGTTGCAATAGAATCTCAGGCTGAGAAAGAAGAAGCTTGTGCTATCTGCAACCGCACCAATGCAGCAGAGCCCTTTCAGCGCTCCAAATTCTTTCCAGTCGGATATCATCTGCAGACCAGCATGAAGTCACACTGTAAAACCCAAAATTTTACTTATCTTCTCAAAATCATGAATAAGCCAGTTCGGGAGAAATTACTCTTTGAAAGCGTCCATTTCATCTCCATCAAGTACAAGAGCGTCCATCCATGCCCTCTTGGTCGATTCGGATAGCTCTTCATCACCAATAAATGGCGTCCATGACCCATTTGGCCCATCAAGAACCCATCTAACCTTTGCTGGTCTactgaaaaaatcaaattttttccGCTTGGAGTTTAAGCCAGCCTACCCAAAGGCAAGTTTATCGCATCAGTACATGTTAGCAAGTGTTCAGGAATTCGGACCACAGCACACTAGTCTAAACAGTAAAGAGCAAAGAAGACTATGAAATGTGCCTTTCAGATCAATGTGAAAAAGGCAATTATCATGAATAAACTTCTCAGCTATTTCAACAACCATTGTTCAAATTGACAGTTTTTTTACTTTCCTTCCCAATTAGATGGTCTGGTTATCGACGGGGAGAAGCCAAAACCGACAATATTGCATCAAAGAAGCTCTATGTAGCTAAGACTCACAGGAAGGTCTTTGTCTGTCGAGTGTGTCGAATGGGCATCTGATTCCTTCCGCACTTTAGGTTTGTACCTTCCTAGCTTCCCAGTTTGAAGAAAGCTCAAAACCTCTTTTTTGGATCGGAACCGCCTATTTGAAACTGGGTCATAGAAATACTGCACAATCAGAAACTATGATCAAGTAGGTAGCAATTCTCATTCGaagaaattaccaaaatatataAAACCCAGTGATGTGCATGTAAGCattcataactttttttctacttatcTGCCTTTGCTACCACTTGCTTCCCTCCCCCACAAACACACCCACACGGAGCCCCCTATATTTGTGGATGGTTCGTTGATGTGACAAAAAAATTTTTTAGATGGAGAAACGTTAAACAGGGAGGAAGTAGCTGGCCTTTCGACATTTCGGAGAAATTTTCAGGATTAATGCTAGAAAATTTGTAATattcttcaaaaagaaaacatattggAATACTTTCAGCATTGAAGCTTTTTTTACAGGTTATATGAAATAACCGATTACATTTCTCGAGCAGCATTGAAACATCTAAGGAACATAAGAATGATTAGAATTAATTGATTCTTTATAAcacattcaatttcaaaattttcagctAAAGTGCAGCAGCATCCATGATTTTGGATGAACGCGCACCTATTAACCGGCAACTAAGGGCCAGGCTGCAACTTCATCTATCTAACGAAATAAATTCATGCCCTACAAAGGGCTTCATAGATCCAGAAGTAAAAAAATGGGACCACAAATCGAATGATTGTAACAACAATCCGCGACAAGAAGACAGGAAACTCATCCATCCCAGACAACATAGGTAGAATTTTATTACATATCTATTTACTCATTGGATCGAGATAAAACGAATTAAGAAAACAATAGATGAAACGGGGAAAAATTCCTTCATTTTGCATTGTCGCCATTCTTACACTGGTAGTTTAGGCCTTTAGGGTTACCTTATCCCTCGCTCCAGCCGTTGCTCCACTGGTCCGGACCTTGATCCCGGTTGTCCACCCGGCCGGCAGCCATTCCGGCCTGTTGACTGCCATCATCTCCGATGCCGGCTTCTCAGGCAGAGCGGCCTGTACCGGGACGGCCGCGCAAACGTCCAACCCTCCGACTCTCGCACCAATTGCAGGAGCTTCTCTATCAACTGCCCCAGAGAGCGTCTGGCCAGCGCTAGCGAACAAATCCGGCGTTCTCGACAGCAGGACAGGGGACCTCTCGGAGAACCCGCCGGTCAAATCCCCTCCTCCCCTTATCACAAGGGAGGGATTCAGGCTCTTGAGGTCCGCCAAGACTTGCTTTGCGTTGGAAGGGAAAGGCTGAAACCCGCTCGCTGCTGACATACTGTACTCCGGCGAGCTCCGGCACCGCTTTCCGGCGAGCGAGAAAAACCAGCGCCTAGGGTTCTTATTTtccccagagagagagagagagacagacggGCGCCTTTCTTCGGCCTGGAGTACAATTTACGAAACTGAAGTCAATgacatgaaatattttcaaaacagaCCCAATTTTAAGTCAATTACATTTAACCTCTGACTTTATTGAACGTACAACTGGTAAAGTAGGTTGGTTATCGTGTTCTAGTCTGACCTGAAATTTcccattaaaaattatattcagaAGCATACCATCGGTTGTTTTGAATTGATAACATTTTCCAGAGAAACGCTGGGTATCAACTTTAGAGTGGGTAGACTCCTAGTTTTTATTCGGATAAACCTGGATAATGCGTATTCTTGCCTCTGATTATAGCAACACAAACTTACCTCATTCATGTATTAAAATTTAGTCCTGTTTCAACTTCAAGATCCATTCAATTGAACCATGTCATATGAAATAACAACCGAACAATAATATTGCCAAATGAAAAATGTAGTGGTAGGAttattggttatatatatatatccaagtaataactgaaaacaaaaagatcgTTATTCCAATGCTATGttatttataatttcattttatgaaGTTGGGTGCAACAAGATTTTCTGAACTATTTCTCAAGTATGTGATACTGCATTCATGAGGTTTGAGCCTTTGATGAGTTGATCTTTCACGGCATCAATATTCGGTTCTTATGAGACAGGAAAGATCTTAAGCAAAAATTGGTTGCAGGGGCGACGAATTTCACCTCGGTTTCAGTTGTTTAGCAATATTATTGCTACCAAGAAGCGGTGGATGTTGTGAAAACCAGAATCATCCAAGCAGAAGAACAGAATAGGGACACGATTCCCACATCCCCAAGCAGAAGTATGAGGTTCAAATCTCGTGGTCGTCCTAATGTTCTGATGTGTTCTTCTTttagactgcaaatggtagCAAGTGTGACACGAGTTTAAAGCAAGTGTGATACTTGAGTTTAAAGATACAGCGTAAGTCCACCTAGACCCCGAAGCAAAccaaaacattaaaagaaaagggaaacaacTCCAACAATATGGAGATGATGTCTAACCATAGACCAAGAATCCGCAAAAAAGTAAAGCTTTCGGGTTCACATGCAGCCATGCACAATCTTTGCCAAAAAACTATTTTGTTTCATAATCAAATCCTGCAAGTCCTTGGAAACGAAACCAGAGGTTATCCAGTCAATCCCCTTGATACCTTGCCTAAGAACCAGCTATTGGAAACTATCCTTTGGAaaagtttcttccttttcagAGGGTCAATGCACAAAAAAGTTCAAAGATTTCGGCAAAAAACATCTCTAGATGAGAGAAAATGCCACCTGAATGAACAAACTTGACTTAGATACCTAATTAGTTATCGGATGAATCAAATACTGAAGCATAGGCTCCTTGAGAAGAGCAGGAATTTCCATATCGGAATATATAAACAAAGGATATATATTAGCTTGATGAGATCATGAACTCCAAATCTCATGTACTGGTGTATGCCACTGCTTATGGTTTTGGAGCAGAACTAGGAATGCATGCGTTTGCTTCATGATTGACATGTATCATAAACAACTACAGATTGGAAATATGATTATGGATTTCCTGAAAGGAACCAGGCAGGTACTTTACTGCTGTCATGACAATATTATTGCCACGAAAATTTTCTTCCTTAATCTGCACTGCTGTTCACACTGGTGACCAATGCTCATTTAATTGTATAGAACTAGACTTTGTGTGGGACAAAGTTTAATGGTAATTGTCTTTCTTTTGGGCAATCATGCAGAGCTGGGCTCcatctctttttccctttttcttttttaagaagCTAAGTGGAGTTGGGGCAGACACTTAGAAGGTTAGATGATCACGAAACGCCTTACTTCATTCTCGTCCAACCTCCACCATATTCACCCCGACTTTATGCATCATATATAAATCTGTGAGGCGCCGACTGCTTAAATATCAAGTGATTAATAACCATTCAATTCAGACCTCAATGCGTGATTTACTGATAGCTGCCAAATAAGCTGatgtgtttcttttgttttttccttttacaggTATAACTGAAACAGATGAAGCGATCCACACTGTTAACTATGATTGCAGAGAAAAAATAACACTACAGagttataaatttcaaaatcttaggAAGTTCTTAAACTCTTAGAACGACCAATATAATCCCATTTTGCAGTGCTTACAATATCCTTCAGCATTGAAATCGTGCTCGAGAATTCGGTATATCAAGATAGAAAAATTGCATATTGATAAGCAGATgcaccatttatttcattttttactcAATCATCCATCTTCCAAAGGTCAATGGTGAAGATTGTTCTTTAGTGATCTAATACAGAGTCTGGTAC from Nymphaea colorata isolate Beijing-Zhang1983 chromosome 6, ASM883128v2, whole genome shotgun sequence includes these protein-coding regions:
- the LOC116256299 gene encoding transcription factor AS1, with protein sequence MLEMKERQRWKPEEDALLYAYVKHYGPREWNLVSQRMNKPQFNRDAKSCLERWKNYLKPGIKKGSLTEEEQRLVIHLQAKHGNKWKKIAAEIPGRTAKRLGKWWEVFKERQLREQRESKAEYTLESGKYDHILETFAEKLVKERQPHTVIPSLGGPVDQNSCFFMAASDGFLHSISPPPSVSTPMLPPWLSSARPSSPSVALTLSPSATSGSTVSPTPVPWICPERPDVVPGNLHPSNGFQLSEFIECCKELEEGHHQWIAHKKEAAWRLKRLELQLESEKESRRLEKMEEIESKVRALREEQRLLLERMDVEYREQLQCIRKEAEVKEQKLMEQWMAKHMRLMKFLEQIGSHLSYPPELNG
- the LOC116255384 gene encoding uncharacterized protein LOC116255384 isoform X2 is translated as MSAASGFQPFPSNAKQVLADLKSLNPSLVIRGGGDLTGGFSERSPVLLSRTPDLFASAGQTLSGAVDREAPAIGARVGGLDVCAAVPVQAALPEKPASEMMAVNRPEWLPAGWTTGIKVRTSGATAGARDKAGLNSKRKKFDFFSRPAKVRWVLDGPNGSWTPFIGDEELSESTKRAWMDALVLDGDEMDAFKE
- the LOC116255384 gene encoding methyl-CpG-binding domain-containing protein 5-like isoform X1, coding for MSAASGFQPFPSNAKQVLADLKSLNPSLVIRGGGDLTGGFSERSPVLLSRTPDLFASAGQTLSGAVDREAPAIGARVGGLDVCAAVPVQAALPEKPASEMMAVNRPEWLPAGWTTGIKVRTSGATAGARDKYFYDPVSNRRFRSKKEVLSFLQTGKLGRYKPKVRKESDAHSTHSTDKDLPAGLNSKRKKFDFFSRPAKVRWVLDGPNGSWTPFIGDEELSESTKRAWMDALVLDGDEMDAFKE